The DNA segment ACTTGGGAACCGTGCAACCGCAGCTTCCTTTTGCACCGGAGATCAAAAGATCCGCTGAGCCGTTGTTGGTGAATTTAAACACGTAGGAGGCGTCGCCACCCTGCATCAAATCACCAAAGTCGTGGGTCTCTTCCTCAAATTTGATCATGGGTCCCTCTGTTGGAGCAGGAGCAGCAGGATCAACAGGGCTTTGTGCGTAGGCACTTGCAGAAAAACACAGGAGCAATGCAAGTGCAGCGAATGTGTTGAGTACCAGATTTTTCATTTTCTAATCCTTTGTGATTGACGTTTCCGTACTTTGAACGATGAAATTAGGAAATCTTTTCCTTATCTAAAAAAGGATTTCCAAATTTCGTGCCAAAGGTTGTTTTTCGCAACGTTTGTTCAGTGTGATTCTATGAAAAAAATTCTTCTGCTTCTTTTTTGTCTGCTTCCGGGCCTCGCACTCAAAGCCAATATGGCTTCGCCGATTCTCGACGGGTCGGCTACCGGGCTCCCTTTTGTCTGCGAATATGTCCGTGTGCAACACGAATCCATTCGCATCGTTCCAAGCAAAGATTTCAAAACCTGCCGCTTTGATGTTGTCTATGACATTTTTGCAGATTCCGGAGGCATTCGGATTCCCATGCTCTTCGTTGCGACAGGCTATGAAGGAGGCATGCGCATCACGGTGGATGGTATTCCTGTTGAATTGGCAAAACTGCCCGAGGCGGCCTATCTCCGTAACAATTCGCCGAAATCACGCTTTTTAGACCGTCGCTTTGGGTCGGAACTCCTTGAAGTCGAGGTTGCGTGGAGCGAAGACGGACGCCGCGTCTACGACCTGGAGGATCTTCATTACTTCGAGTTTGACCTTGTCGCAGGTGCACATCAAATCAAGGTAGAATACGAGGCAACCCAATGGCGCGACCGTAGCGAGCAAGTTGCAAAGGAGTATTTTGTCTACACGCTGTCGCCAGCCAAATACTGGAAATCGTTTGGCGCGCTCGACATCACCTTGGAAGCAAGCGATTTACCTTTCCCAGTGGTGACCAACCTTGGCAAACCTGTCATGGGCGACCTCTCGGGTGAGACAAAATGGCATTTTGACAGCCTTCCAGCACTGGACGTGATTCAAATCAGCTCGAAGCCGGAGGT comes from the Bacteroidota bacterium genome and includes:
- a CDS encoding DUF1573 domain-containing protein codes for the protein MKNLVLNTFAALALLLCFSASAYAQSPVDPAAPAPTEGPMIKFEEETHDFGDLMQGGDASYVFKFTNNGSADLLISGAKGSCGCTVPKWSTDAVPPGGEGEIRVQYDSNRIGGINKSVTINSNAVNEPVKTIFIKGNILAKPAEPNYLAPAEGAPVNH